The Colias croceus chromosome 11, ilColCroc2.1 genome has a segment encoding these proteins:
- the LOC123695665 gene encoding uncharacterized protein LOC123695665 yields the protein MPANEDTDAFLDAVMQQDAPSLVHEIKLLRTELSGFRRDMSQLTLAISQINTRLDEVEDRISKLEDKTLTQAQSDNCDSLLKSVAELQHRLNESEQDNLMNDVEITGIPENSAENLTHIAMTLARKIGQQLDERDIVSAHRSGRRSLNNAPNISSRVRPIVVRLARRSVRDDLLRAARVHRGADTAGTDIGGEPRRFYVNEHLTSTNRRLFYMARQKGTEMKWRYIWTRAGRIYARCESNSQSFCIKSEEDIKQIFCRIAV from the coding sequence GTTCATGAGATCAAGCTTTTGCGCACAGAACTGTCCGGTTTTCGAAGGGATATGTCACAGTTAACATTGGCTATATCACAGATAAATACCAGACTTGATGAAGTGGAAGATAGGATCTCAAAATTAGAGGATAAAACCTTGACACAAGCCCAGTCTGATAACTGTGATAGCCTGCTTAAATCGGTTGCGGAGCTCCAACACCGTCTCAATGAGTCAGAACAGGACAACCTGATGAATGACGTCGAGATAACGGGCATTCCAGAGAACAGCGCCGAGAACCTCACGCACATTGCTATGACGCTTGCTCGTAAAATTGGTCAGCAGTTGGATGAACGTGATATAGTAAGCGCGCATCGATCTGGTCGGCGGTCTTTGAATAATGCCCCTAATATTTCGTCACGTGTGCGCCCCATCGTCGTGCGCTTGGCGCGCAGATCGGTACGGGACGACCTCCTGCGCGCTGCACGCGTGCATCGTGGCGCAGACACCGCGGGAACTGATATCGGCGGCGAGCCTCGTCGCTTTTATGTCAATGAACATTTAACTAGTACTAATCGTAGATTGTTTTATATGGCTCGTCAAAAAGGTACTGAAATGAAATGGCGTTATATCTGGACCCGTGCAGGACGTATATATGCTAGATGTGAATCAAATTCTCAATCTTTTTGTATAAAGTCAGAAGAGGacattaaacaaattttttgTCGTATTGCCGTTTGA